Part of the Vigna unguiculata cultivar IT97K-499-35 chromosome 3, ASM411807v1, whole genome shotgun sequence genome, tagtaaaataaaatcactACTATATATTTATCGTGTATTTGATTTTAAAGTGAGAAgattaataaaatgaaagattatGAAAGGTGTAATAAAAGAGGAATTGTTTTCGGAAAAGACTGAAAGAAGATGAGGGTTGGCCTGCGTAAGCTGTTAGAATTGGTCGCTGGTAAGTTTTCCCTTCTactgtattttattattatcaaaataatcgTAAAAGTGACTTTTAgattctttatttcttttaaacaatAAGTTTTTAACATGATATTTGGAATAAGATTTccacaacaatttttttcaaatatatataatatttttctgaaagattttttgaaacaattttttcaaaaaaatataatatctataataactatataaaagggattcttttatgtccacatttcataattccaactttaccttttataatttaattatttattaaatttttaaaaattaacggttaattttacaagtttttataaaattatttacttatctccttcttttttttcctactattcatcaacagttatttttctcatattttctccatacattttactttaatttttataaatatacttttattttgttcattataacattacaatatcatcaattataaatataattcaaaaaatgcgtacacaaaCGCGATAGCGCTCGTGTTTACCCTAGTATTTTAGAATAAACTTAAGaatttctccttttcttttcttttttttttctctctacaGTGATAAATATAGATACAACTGTGATGACAGCGCATGGTGCAATGCGTAgaatatttttagtctttttattCTTAGTGAAGTGTACTTAGTAATAATGGAGATTTAGAAGAAAAAGTTCGCTAGTATCTATGATTTCCAAAGTAAAGTAAAATAGGATAGATGGATTTATGGTAgtgcaaaaaaaagaaaaaaaaggggtgcaggaagaaatagCCCTGCGTGGAACAGCCTTGACCCATGAAATGTTTGGAGCAGGGGGTCTAAACCTTGTGAGGGGGTATTCCTGTAAACTTGGAGtgattaattaaatatgaaattcaGAAGAAGAATTGGAATTTctactgttattttttttttctaaaaaggtATCTGCGTGCTTTTACCCATccaatatttatgataaatttaagattATATTTTACTGAACTGTTTAAGAAAAGTTgcttttattaatgtttttataatttatttatactttgtTTGGATTTGGATGTGAGTggaacatataaaaaaataaataaataaagttatttggattgagaaaaaaaaacccTCAACAGTAAAGTAaagataaaagtattttttatattttattaacttgaaataaacaaattagttagataatataatagattataaaagtatcttaatttaattttaataaaagtatgaACTAGAAAAAATTATCGAGAActtttctaatataatattatacttatatagaattttaattaatttttgttaatatttattttataagaaaataaaatcaaaattatttactaataaatttgaaaattttaattattgactaATATATTCGTTGgtaaattgtattaaaatttttattaccgACAAATTTGTTcgttaataaattttgttactaaaatacACTAAATTTCTCATTTTGGATTTTTACAAATTCGTGTTAAAGTATTTGGTACAATCAATTGTTAATGGTATGTCTTAAAACTCGTCAATAATGATAGTGGTAATAGTTGAGGTGTAGTGGCAACAATGCAATGGTAGACCAACGACAATGCAATGGTGGGACAACAGTGGAAGCCATGACAACAATGACACTCAGTCAAAGACAAAAGAGGAGAAAAATGAAGAGAATGAGAAGATGGAGGAGGTGGTAACAATAGTGACAACGGTTGAGGAGGACTaggaggaagaagagaaggaaaggaagaagaataagaaaaagaaaaaggaaaaaagaataaGAAGAGGAAAGAGAAGACATAATTGtgatttttacatataaattttattaacaactAAAATTGTGTAATTACTAATATCTACTTGCAAATATTTATCTACACATTTTAGTTGTCGATCattattgacaatttttttatcattgataattattgatagatttaaataatctgttggtcaattttattaactatCAATTTATATCGATCGAGTTGTGGATGTtggaaaatttgaattattgataaattttgtctttttttagtaaaaagccttcacaagataaaaataaatattttttaatatcaaattatgaAAATCTCATAGTTTTACACCTTCAAAAGGTTATATCAAATCTATAAGCAGAggttataagaataaaaatttaaatatcaaattatcaaaatctCATATGTCTATAGTTTCAAAAGATTATAAAAGATTTATAGTTAGAGGTTCCCCGCACAAATAATCTTATGTTATTTGAGAGAATCAAAACCTATCAAAATATAAGTAGCAGTCAAAGAATCGAAACTTATACTTCTaccataaattatttttaaatagaaatgacattttttaaattataataaacctTTAGACAAGGATTTCATTCCTAATCGAAACTTATTCTTACGAGTTAGGATATATGTTTCGGTTGCTTAATAACGGAAGCCTATCATAATATATGAGGTTTGATTTCTCCTTTCGCTCTACAAACGTATAAATACGTACAAGGAAACATATGAATTTGATTTCTCCTTTGActtataaaaatgtaaagacGTACAAGGAAAACATGTGAATTGGATTTCTCCTTTGACTCTTTGAAATGTAAACACGTACCAAATATCGAAATTTCAAGGAGATGGAGTGTCTATGGGGATGGTAGAAAACAGGGTTGTGCTTGTCGGAGTGGAGGAAATTGTCATTCATATTAATGACATTTCGGAAAGAgtggaagaaaaataaagtttagaATGAAATACAAATACGATGcactacttttttatttattaattaatagaaaGAAGAACACACACAAAAGgtttggaaaaacaaaaaaccatGCATATATAATAtgctaataaaatattaaaaatgtattaataacaTGACATGTATTTTTATGAACCAAGAACATCCTTGAGCACTTGGACAAAGTGAAGGTGTGCAGTTATCTGGGGAAAATGGCCAAGCGTGTCTATCATCTCCAACCTAACTTTCCCTTTGATTTTGTTCTGCATGTACAGTGCTACGCTGAGCGGAACAGCAGCGTCCTTTTTGGTCTGAATGATAGTGCATGGAGTCTCCACCTTCTCAAGAACCTCTCTCCAATCAGAGTAGAATATGGTTTTGGCTAAGGAGAGACCAACTTCACCTCCCATGTTCTTCAAACCCTCTTCATATTTCTTCACACTTTCTTCATTACTTGGATCTGCTATCAGTGAAGCGAATGCAGAAACAAAGTTTTCATAGTTGTTTTCTATGTTGGACAGTAACTGTTCTATATCTGACCTGTTAAAGCCTCCCTCATAATCATCTGAATTCAGAAACCTACGTATAACACAAAGTTAGAAGGACttatccttttaatttttattttttttatcttatatcttaaaaatatgttttattatttaattctataaaCATTGAAAAGCTATTCAATCATTTTCTTTCCTATGTTTCTCATAAACTAGGCGTCACTTGCAGACTGCTGCACTTCATGATCACATGTCCAAACATAATTAACATTTTACAACACTTAAAGTTAACAAGCATTATAAGTTTATTTCCTTATATTATAACTcaggataaaagaaaatattttattctaagtTTAATCGCGTCCAAAACCTTTCCTTTTGTTAAAGAATCATTTCTCTACTTAAATAGCATGTTCGAAGTTAAAACTTGTGCTTTTTTTTCACTGTTGTAACACAGATAAAACAAGCATGGAATTaaaacatgtcaaccaaaaCTTAACAAATGAAAGGTTTTGTATAAGGTTAGTTTACGATAACttgaaatagtaaaaaatatgacaattttaatacaacccaattaaaaaaattacataataaatattcaaatactaaTTTTTTAGTTTGGTAACCTGTTAAATAACTTTGACCTTATCTTTTAGACGTCTATTTTTTTCCTACAGTCTCAGAACTGTAGGCGAAAGTAACGGCAATGCATGTTTTCTTCACTTGTAATAATGGAGTTTCCAAAAATCCTTAACTCATTGGTGGAGTAACACGAAACAGTAACCATAAGAATAAgtgaatagaaattaaaaagatgTGAGATATCAAAAATAGAGATGAAGAAAAGATACCTTGGGGAAGAACCAACGAGAATTAGGGTTTTGAAGAGTTGAGGAGTTTTGACAGAGGCAATGCAACCAATGATGCCAGACATGGAGCTTCCGACATAAGTGACAGCTTTAAGGTTCATCTCCTGCAACAGAGTGATCAAGTCATCGGCAAAAGCTTCGTATGAGGAATACTTCACAGGGTCGTAGAGTTTCTCGTTCTTCACACTTCCAGCACAAACCCAATCAAACGTAACAACACGGTAGTTTTCGGCAAGCAAGGGAACCACTTTGTCCCACATCGATTGCTCCATTCCGTAGCCATGAGCCAACACCAAAGTTTCAGCGCCAGATCCTCGGATTCTGGCATTCAAAGCCTGCGAAAGACACCTTTTAGATGCCATGTTTGGGTTATCAATGTTGGGTTAAATCTTAGAAACTAATTGTTTTtggtaaaaaagaaaagaaagagtttCTTGTTGATAACACCACCATACTTTATTACTTCCTTTTTATACACATGAATGGTTCACATGGAAATACTGTTTAAGTTAAATGGAAATTTtctaaactaaattaaactaGTAAGAAAACAAGTTAAGAATTTAAACTACcaataaaatactattattttaagttttcaaatataataatataggttaaaatatctttttgatcCAATTTTCGTCCATTTTtgtcaaataggtcccaattttgtttttgtgcttaaataggttccaatttttgtc contains:
- the LOC114177391 gene encoding probable strigolactone esterase DAD2: MASKRCLSQALNARIRGSGAETLVLAHGYGMEQSMWDKVVPLLAENYRVVTFDWVCAGSVKNEKLYDPVKYSSYEAFADDLITLLQEMNLKAVTYVGSSMSGIIGCIASVKTPQLFKTLILVGSSPRFLNSDDYEGGFNRSDIEQLLSNIENNYENFVSAFASLIADPSNEESVKKYEEGLKNMGGEVGLSLAKTIFYSDWREVLEKVETPCTIIQTKKDAAVPLSVALYMQNKIKGKVRLEMIDTLGHFPQITAHLHFVQVLKDVLGS